One Methanoculleus sp. 7T genomic window carries:
- a CDS encoding aldo/keto reductase: MTALSRRRFGKAGREVTAVGLGGEGVLRTYGRHAEAKAVISEAIEQGIAYFDSAKVYAGSEDYHGEVWRSRPGLRETVFLASKSASRLHADAEMDLQETLQRMGIETLDLWQIHDVRTFSVLREIEGPSGALSAFVEAKEMGVVRHIGVTGHHDPDVLSHAVENWPVDAVMMPVNPVEGALGGFLGSTLSVAKEQGVAVIGMKVLGGTNYIVADAGVTPEVLIRYALAQEISVAIVGCSTPAEVQALATAGRSEPLADGDAEALVEAFRPYARELAYYRGFL, encoded by the coding sequence ATGACGGCACTGAGCAGGCGCAGGTTCGGGAAGGCCGGCCGGGAGGTCACCGCGGTCGGGCTCGGGGGTGAGGGGGTCCTCAGGACGTATGGACGGCACGCGGAGGCGAAGGCCGTCATATCGGAGGCGATCGAGCAGGGGATCGCCTACTTCGACTCGGCAAAGGTCTACGCGGGGAGCGAGGACTACCACGGCGAGGTCTGGCGGAGCCGCCCCGGCCTCCGGGAGACGGTGTTTCTGGCCAGCAAGTCGGCGAGCCGGCTTCATGCCGATGCCGAGATGGACCTCCAAGAGACCCTCCAGAGAATGGGGATCGAGACCCTCGACCTCTGGCAGATCCACGACGTCAGAACCTTCTCCGTTCTCCGTGAGATCGAGGGGCCGAGCGGCGCCCTCTCTGCGTTCGTCGAGGCGAAGGAGATGGGCGTCGTCCGGCATATCGGAGTGACGGGGCACCATGACCCGGACGTCCTCTCGCACGCGGTGGAGAACTGGCCGGTCGATGCCGTGATGATGCCGGTCAACCCCGTGGAAGGCGCTTTGGGCGGGTTCCTCGGCTCTACGCTCTCCGTCGCGAAGGAGCAGGGGGTTGCGGTCATCGGGATGAAGGTGCTCGGGGGGACGAATTACATCGTCGCCGATGCGGGGGTGACGCCGGAGGTTCTCATCAGATACGCGCTTGCTCAAGAGATCTCCGTCGCAATCGTCGGCTGTTCGACCCCGGCGGAGGTGCAGGCCCTTGCCACCGCCGGGAGGAGCGAGCCCTTGGCCGACGGCGATGCGGAAGCGCTCGTCGAAGCGTTCCGCCCTTACGCCCGCGAACTCGCATACTACCGGGGATTTTTGTGA
- a CDS encoding VOC family protein, which yields MIPTITWFNIPAGDTERARAFYEKVFAWKVEPFPGMEEKGVFEIVTGGIGGEILPRSHTGEPITVFIGVSSVEEYATRAAGFGGRVVVRKTAVPGRGYFVICEDTERNRFGLWEDDPQAG from the coding sequence ATGATACCGACGATCACATGGTTCAACATCCCCGCCGGCGACACCGAGCGGGCACGGGCGTTCTACGAGAAGGTGTTCGCCTGGAAGGTGGAACCGTTCCCGGGAATGGAAGAGAAGGGGGTCTTTGAGATAGTGACGGGCGGGATCGGCGGCGAGATACTCCCGCGGTCCCATACCGGCGAACCGATAACGGTCTTCATCGGCGTCTCCTCAGTCGAGGAGTACGCGACCAGGGCGGCCGGGTTCGGAGGGAGGGTCGTAGTCCGGAAGACGGCGGTGCCCGGGAGGGGCTACTTCGTCATCTGCGAAGATACCGAGCGGAACCGGTTCGGCCTCTGGGAGGACGACCCGCAGGCAGGCTGA
- a CDS encoding NOP5/NOP56 family protein, producing MLQRYWFGDVDEQGCRAAGTDPAALAKRAAALRTGMESYVPIDWETARDCGVVRTREEYIDLLRAVCIALAREKIAVSYQARDVELLQMVRMLDELDNVINLLQERAAEWYQVTTPSFSRKYRSLPARKMLGIIQRGARGGLGDVAGEIDRLAGVRSRLMREVSSRADEVLPNVSALIGGLVAARLLSRAGGLAALARMPGSTIQVLGSERALFSHLRAGTPPPKHGIIFQHRRVHNAPREVRGRVARVLAAKLAIAARLDYYRGEAVPEFIKEAQARIDEAGVVA from the coding sequence ATGCTACAACGCTACTGGTTCGGAGACGTCGATGAGCAGGGGTGCCGGGCTGCAGGCACCGATCCGGCCGCGCTTGCAAAGCGGGCGGCCGCGCTCCGCACCGGTATGGAATCGTACGTTCCCATCGACTGGGAGACAGCCCGGGACTGCGGGGTCGTCCGGACCCGGGAAGAGTATATCGACCTGCTCCGTGCGGTCTGCATCGCCCTTGCCCGGGAGAAGATTGCGGTTTCTTACCAAGCCCGGGATGTCGAGCTCCTCCAGATGGTCAGGATGCTCGACGAGCTCGACAACGTCATCAACCTCCTCCAAGAGCGTGCCGCGGAGTGGTATCAGGTCACGACGCCGTCGTTCTCCCGGAAGTACCGGTCGCTCCCGGCCCGGAAGATGCTCGGCATCATCCAGAGAGGGGCCCGAGGCGGTCTTGGGGACGTTGCCGGCGAGATCGACCGGCTCGCCGGGGTCCGGAGCCGCCTGATGCGGGAGGTCTCGTCCCGGGCCGATGAGGTGCTGCCGAATGTGAGCGCCCTCATCGGCGGCCTGGTCGCGGCCCGGCTTCTCTCCCGGGCAGGGGGGCTTGCCGCGCTTGCGAGGATGCCGGGGAGCACGATCCAGGTCCTTGGTTCGGAGCGGGCGCTCTTCTCGCACCTCCGTGCCGGGACGCCGCCGCCGAAGCATGGGATCATATTCCAGCACCGGCGGGTCCATAACGCGCCACGCGAGGTGCGGGGCCGGGTGGCGAGAGTGCTCGCAGCGAAACTTGCCATCGCCGCCCGGCTCGACTACTACCGGGGAGAGGCGGTGCCGGAGTTCATCAAGGAGGCCCAAGCACGGATCGACGAAGCGGGGGTAGTGGCATGA
- a CDS encoding DUF1614 domain-containing protein: MDRVVFNPFSPLMLLFLFGLLILFGLALILFPILFLTAIGATFTKLGFSWREALLILILTLAGSFINIPVRTLESRAAPAYDRYVAMYGRLYRIPQPVRRTVLAVNVGGALIPLAISLYLLYDSVVISGGYQVLGLALAGVAVVTVVTKMVARPVPGLGIATPFFIPPLAALFAALVLSMFAGGVPAAAVIIAYVSGTLGTLIGADLLNLNHIAELGAPMASIGGAGTFDGIFLTGIIAALLA; this comes from the coding sequence ATGGACCGAGTAGTCTTCAACCCCTTCTCTCCCTTGATGCTCCTCTTCCTCTTCGGGTTGCTCATACTCTTCGGGCTCGCCCTCATCCTCTTTCCGATCCTCTTCCTGACTGCGATCGGGGCGACGTTCACGAAACTCGGCTTCTCCTGGCGGGAGGCGCTCCTCATCCTCATCCTGACGCTTGCCGGGAGTTTCATCAACATTCCGGTCAGGACGCTGGAGAGCCGCGCCGCACCGGCGTACGACCGTTACGTCGCGATGTACGGGCGGCTCTACCGGATCCCGCAACCGGTGCGCCGGACGGTCCTTGCGGTCAACGTCGGCGGCGCCCTCATCCCGCTTGCGATATCGCTCTATCTGCTCTACGACTCGGTCGTGATCAGCGGCGGCTACCAAGTTCTCGGACTGGCGCTTGCCGGGGTGGCGGTCGTGACGGTCGTGACGAAGATGGTCGCCCGCCCGGTGCCCGGCCTCGGGATAGCGACGCCGTTCTTCATACCGCCGCTCGCCGCGCTGTTTGCGGCGCTCGTCCTCTCGATGTTTGCAGGCGGGGTTCCGGCCGCGGCTGTGATCATCGCCTACGTGAGCGGGACACTTGGAACCTTGATCGGGGCCGACCTCCTCAACCTCAACCATATTGCGGAGCTTGGGGCGCCGATGGCGAGCATCGGCGGGGCCGGGACGTTCGACGGGATATTCCTGACCGGGATCATCGCGGCGCTTCTGGCGTGA
- a CDS encoding uroporphyrinogen-III synthase — MKIAITRLENKAAGDRALCASYGHDCYTVSPLRAELRADRVAAFVDAVHRGEFDCLFFSSALPAGIVGPKLTRWPRVIAIGPKTAETLRESGIEAEVLPSFYSRDFVPYLGDWLRGRTVGIPRADVPNPGLLGAIAAAGGKVHEERVYALVPTGEELALDGAEAALFTSAMSYREARWRPRDGLLLVAIGDITADAMRAGGHPPAVVGDGSLAGTLDALNRYLEGVSRRDHDRA, encoded by the coding sequence ATGAAGATCGCCATCACCCGGCTCGAGAACAAGGCGGCGGGAGACCGCGCCCTCTGCGCCTCGTACGGTCACGATTGCTACACGGTCTCACCGCTCCGGGCGGAACTGCGGGCTGACAGGGTCGCCGCGTTCGTCGATGCCGTCCACCGCGGCGAGTTCGACTGCCTCTTCTTCTCAAGCGCCCTCCCCGCCGGGATCGTCGGGCCGAAACTCACCCGGTGGCCCCGGGTGATCGCCATCGGCCCGAAGACCGCCGAGACCCTCCGGGAATCGGGGATCGAGGCCGAGGTCCTCCCCTCGTTCTACTCCCGAGACTTCGTCCCCTACCTCGGCGACTGGCTCCGGGGGCGGACGGTCGGGATCCCGCGGGCCGACGTCCCGAACCCCGGGCTCCTCGGCGCGATCGCCGCGGCAGGCGGGAAGGTCCATGAAGAGCGGGTCTATGCGCTCGTCCCCACAGGAGAGGAACTCGCCCTCGACGGCGCCGAGGCCGCCCTCTTCACGAGCGCCATGTCCTATCGGGAAGCCCGGTGGCGGCCCCGCGACGGCCTCCTCCTCGTTGCCATCGGCGACATCACCGCCGACGCGATGCGGGCAGGCGGGCACCCTCCGGCGGTCGTCGGGGACGGGTCGCTTGCAGGAACGCTCGATGCACTGAACCGCTACCTGGAAGGCGTGTCCCGGCGAGACCATGACCGAGCCTGA
- a CDS encoding MFS transporter codes for MVTRESQRFRTLRDRIAASPDAILVLVVLVIFMDMMVYGLLIPVFPEYAPRLGVDESVLGVIFGVYAAMLFIFSIPMGLLSDRVGRRPLIVVGMFLLAGATLLFGLSTSIAHLFVARMVQGVSAAATWSAGLALLADTCDPSRLGERMGVALSAVGLGTVLGPVVGGLLFEYLGYTATFIVPSVVVACVGMLVLAVPIRTCPQEDSRGRAGVLPRRYLIPLAACAATTVAVSGTYGVLDPYLPVYLHAAFSASPATIGLVFAVLAVAAAVAQPAAGRIYDRYGGSRYLIGGGLLLSGAAIFAATQAPSLALVAAAILALGITLSCALVPMMPIMSGIYHDQGSQGVAYGMYNTFFSIGLAAGPFAGAALSGRYPLTAIFLLQAGVLAVMGVLGCLLIGRLGWR; via the coding sequence ATGGTTACTAGGGAATCGCAACGATTCCGCACCCTCCGGGACCGCATCGCCGCTTCGCCGGACGCAATCCTCGTGCTGGTCGTGCTCGTCATCTTCATGGACATGATGGTCTACGGCCTCCTCATCCCGGTCTTCCCGGAGTACGCCCCCCGGCTCGGGGTCGACGAGTCGGTCCTCGGGGTCATCTTCGGGGTCTACGCGGCCATGCTCTTCATCTTCTCCATCCCGATGGGGCTCCTCTCCGACCGGGTGGGCCGCCGCCCCCTCATCGTCGTCGGGATGTTCCTCCTCGCCGGGGCGACGCTCCTCTTCGGCCTCTCGACCTCGATTGCGCACCTCTTCGTCGCCCGGATGGTCCAAGGGGTATCGGCCGCGGCCACCTGGTCTGCGGGTCTTGCGCTCCTTGCCGATACCTGCGACCCCTCCAGGCTCGGGGAGAGGATGGGGGTGGCGCTCTCCGCGGTCGGGCTCGGGACCGTTCTCGGGCCGGTCGTCGGAGGGCTGCTCTTTGAGTATCTGGGCTACACCGCGACCTTCATCGTCCCGTCGGTGGTGGTCGCCTGCGTAGGGATGCTCGTACTCGCCGTCCCGATACGCACCTGTCCGCAGGAGGATAGCCGGGGCCGAGCCGGGGTGCTGCCCCGGAGATACCTCATCCCGCTCGCCGCCTGTGCGGCCACGACGGTTGCGGTCTCGGGAACCTACGGTGTCCTGGACCCCTACCTCCCGGTCTACCTGCACGCCGCGTTCTCTGCGTCCCCAGCGACGATCGGTCTTGTCTTCGCGGTGCTTGCGGTTGCCGCCGCCGTCGCCCAGCCTGCCGCCGGGCGCATCTACGACCGCTACGGGGGGAGCCGCTACCTCATCGGCGGCGGGCTTCTCCTCTCGGGCGCCGCGATCTTCGCCGCCACGCAGGCGCCGTCTCTCGCGCTGGTCGCCGCCGCCATCCTCGCGCTTGGGATCACGCTGAGCTGCGCCCTGGTGCCGATGATGCCGATCATGTCCGGAATCTACCATGACCAGGGCTCGCAGGGGGTTGCCTATGGTATGTACAACACCTTCTTCTCCATCGGGCTCGCGGCCGGGCCGTTTGCGGGAGCCGCTCTCTCCGGCCGCTACCCGCTGACGGCGATATTCCTGTTGCAGGCGGGGGTCCTCGCGGTCATGGGGGTGCTCGGGTGTCTTCTCATCGGGAGGCTCGGGTGGCGGTAG
- a CDS encoding fibrillarin-like rRNA/tRNA 2'-O-methyltransferase: MIRLGNVLVSPGEGGVYGERTLDGYRVWDPYRSKFAALYTLGTGVDLTPDLKVLYLGAANGTTVSHVADYVETVYAVEFAPRPMQDLLEVARRRKNIVPIMADANRPEEYAPFMEAVDLVYQDVAQPNQVEIAEKNLIFLKPGGHLILMLKTRSVDVRRDPAEVLAEARAGLERHLDVMEVRWLEPYHHDHAAIVCSRRG, from the coding sequence ATGATCCGGCTTGGAAACGTTCTCGTATCCCCCGGCGAGGGCGGGGTCTACGGGGAGCGGACGCTCGACGGCTACCGGGTCTGGGACCCTTATCGGAGCAAGTTCGCCGCGCTCTACACCCTTGGGACCGGGGTGGACCTCACGCCCGACCTTAAGGTGCTCTATCTCGGCGCGGCGAACGGGACCACGGTCTCGCACGTCGCCGACTACGTCGAGACCGTCTATGCGGTCGAGTTTGCGCCCCGGCCGATGCAGGACCTCCTCGAGGTGGCCCGCCGGAGGAAGAACATCGTCCCGATCATGGCCGACGCAAATCGGCCGGAGGAGTATGCGCCGTTCATGGAGGCGGTCGACCTGGTTTACCAAGATGTGGCACAGCCGAACCAAGTCGAGATCGCGGAGAAGAACCTTATCTTCCTCAAACCCGGGGGGCATCTTATCCTGATGCTCAAGACCCGGAGCGTGGATGTCCGGCGGGACCCGGCCGAGGTGCTGGCTGAGGCCCGTGCCGGACTTGAGCGTCACCTCGACGTCATGGAGGTCAGGTGGCTTGAGCCCTATCACCATGACCATGCCGCGATCGTCTGCTCCCGGCGAGGGTAG
- a CDS encoding CPBP family intramembrane glutamic endopeptidase, giving the protein MLLDFCRRHAPELMLVFFGLIFVVVIFGSPGGEMESFLTASLDVALFVVLAMLAYLAEDRHRAFRWAAGIWLLILVGGLAAVAAGFGVISILPAEALEAEEFDPDTADLAMAAEIALLLLGILGAAVASLVGFSRRFREWLARYLPFDPDSFVHTVALVAILALTLIPPVSLLVTGVPPYLSPQFIELLTESGDLFADTVRVNAYGLFWTIVASFLIAGACVRRTPREAMERLGLVRPTGREVVLAVAAAFALVGAFHFIDPMLAALVSYLGLPVTDTEAVNLLFAGSLTVPGIIVASIAAGFGEEVSIRGLLQPRFGILLPAVLFASLHAFQYSWDGLISVFFAGVVFAYIRRYSNTTTSAVTHTVYDLVLFALLMAGISF; this is encoded by the coding sequence ATGCTGTTAGATTTCTGTCGCCGCCATGCTCCCGAACTGATGCTCGTCTTCTTCGGCCTCATCTTCGTGGTCGTGATCTTCGGATCCCCGGGTGGGGAGATGGAGTCGTTCCTCACCGCCTCGCTCGACGTGGCGCTCTTTGTTGTCCTTGCGATGCTCGCCTACCTGGCGGAGGACCGGCATCGAGCGTTCCGATGGGCCGCCGGCATCTGGCTTCTCATCCTCGTCGGCGGACTTGCTGCCGTCGCGGCCGGCTTCGGGGTTATCTCGATCCTGCCGGCTGAGGCGCTCGAGGCCGAGGAGTTCGATCCTGATACCGCCGACCTTGCCATGGCCGCGGAGATAGCCCTGCTCCTCCTCGGCATCCTTGGGGCGGCGGTTGCAAGCCTCGTCGGGTTCTCCCGCCGGTTCAGGGAGTGGCTCGCCCGCTACCTCCCGTTCGACCCGGACTCGTTCGTCCATACGGTTGCGCTCGTGGCTATCCTCGCCCTGACCCTGATCCCGCCGGTGTCCCTCCTAGTGACGGGTGTTCCGCCGTATCTCTCTCCGCAGTTCATAGAACTCCTGACGGAATCAGGAGACCTCTTCGCCGACACGGTCCGGGTGAATGCCTACGGCCTCTTCTGGACGATCGTCGCCTCGTTCCTCATCGCCGGAGCATGCGTGCGGCGGACGCCCCGTGAGGCCATGGAGCGCCTCGGGCTCGTCCGGCCGACGGGACGGGAGGTTGTTCTCGCCGTTGCCGCGGCTTTTGCACTCGTTGGGGCGTTCCACTTCATCGACCCGATGCTCGCGGCGCTGGTGAGTTACCTCGGCCTACCCGTCACCGATACCGAGGCCGTCAACCTGCTCTTTGCAGGTTCGCTGACCGTTCCCGGGATCATCGTGGCGTCCATCGCGGCAGGGTTCGGCGAAGAAGTCAGCATCCGCGGCCTGCTCCAGCCCAGGTTCGGCATCCTCCTCCCGGCGGTCCTCTTTGCTTCGCTCCACGCATTCCAGTACAGTTGGGACGGCCTTATTTCGGTCTTCTTTGCGGGGGTCGTCTTCGCTTACATCCGCAGATACTCGAATACCACGACGTCGGCGGTCACTCATACCGTCTACGACCTCGTGCTCTTCGCCCTGCTCATGGCCGGGATATCGTTCTGA
- a CDS encoding RNA-guided pseudouridylation complex pseudouridine synthase subunit Cbf5 has translation MTEPEDLGIPESGIVVVDKPRGPSSHQVTAWVGDIIGRRVGHAGTLDPQVSGVLVVMFGGAVRLAPVLLSHNKEYVCLMRLHGDVPREAVDRVAEEFSGRIYQRPPRKSAVKRNLRIRKIQEIEVLDVEGRLVLFRVRCDAGTYIRTLCVHMGYALGVCAHMQELRRIRSGPFDEATSVSLHELADAAVAAREGDPAPLRRMVLSPEAAVVDLPKVVIRDTAVDAVCHGAVLAGVGVTGKEGGFGKGETVAIMTERGELVGLGKALISSSALKPGEPGFVVAPTTVLMRPGTYPRGWKAHAGEPRG, from the coding sequence ATGACCGAGCCTGAAGACCTCGGCATCCCGGAGTCCGGGATCGTCGTCGTCGACAAGCCCCGCGGCCCGAGCAGCCACCAGGTGACCGCATGGGTCGGGGATATCATCGGGCGGCGGGTGGGCCATGCAGGAACGCTCGACCCACAGGTCTCCGGGGTGCTCGTCGTCATGTTCGGCGGCGCCGTCCGGCTCGCCCCCGTGCTCCTCTCGCACAACAAGGAGTATGTCTGCCTAATGAGGCTCCACGGCGACGTGCCCCGGGAGGCCGTGGACCGGGTGGCGGAGGAGTTCTCCGGCCGGATCTATCAGCGGCCGCCCCGGAAGAGCGCAGTCAAGCGGAACCTCCGAATCCGAAAGATCCAGGAGATCGAGGTCCTAGATGTGGAAGGCAGGCTCGTCCTCTTCCGGGTCAGGTGCGATGCCGGCACCTACATCAGGACGCTCTGCGTCCACATGGGCTACGCGCTCGGGGTCTGCGCGCACATGCAGGAACTCCGGAGGATACGCTCCGGGCCGTTCGACGAGGCGACCAGTGTCTCGCTCCACGAACTCGCCGATGCCGCCGTGGCGGCACGGGAGGGCGATCCCGCCCCGCTCCGGCGGATGGTCCTCTCCCCCGAAGCCGCCGTCGTCGACCTCCCAAAGGTCGTCATCCGCGACACCGCGGTCGATGCCGTCTGCCACGGCGCCGTCCTCGCCGGGGTGGGGGTCACCGGCAAGGAGGGGGGATTCGGAAAAGGGGAGACCGTCGCGATCATGACGGAGCGGGGGGAACTGGTGGGGCTCGGGAAGGCTCTCATCAGTTCCTCGGCGCTGAAACCCGGAGAGCCCGGGTTCGTCGTCGCCCCCACCACCGTCCTGATGCGGCCCGGCACTTACCCGAGAGGCTGGAAGGCGCACGCCGGAGAGCCCAGAGGGTAG
- a CDS encoding tripartite tricarboxylate transporter permease, which yields MLASIMIGAAIGIGCGVISGLVPGIHANTMAGVLLSLQALLLAWFDPVVIASAMFAALVTHTFLDCVPGTFLGIPDADTSLAVLPAHSLCLEGRGEEAVRISALGSAAGVALSLPLALAFVLVLPALQPGIDWGIGLIILAVAGYLIVVSESPGWALAVFGVSGVLGVFTLHYSFLAWPAGGESGVLMPLLSGLFGIAVLLRASHGSMPAQHFSGIDLPRGAIRRGSILGSIAGALVGWLPGLSNATANALLTSVIGYDTNPREYILATSAANTVNAFLGLAALYAISRTRNGVMAALAAAEEVPPATVILLAGAIAAVGAYLLTIRLSSMAGWFGGVNVTALNYGVIAFVTLLSLFLCGPFGGLVLLLATAVGYVPALVNIRRVYCMGAIMVPVMVYSFGVI from the coding sequence GTGCTTGCAAGTATCATGATCGGCGCTGCTATCGGGATCGGCTGCGGCGTCATCAGCGGTCTTGTCCCCGGCATCCATGCCAACACCATGGCGGGCGTCCTCCTCTCTCTCCAAGCACTCCTGCTCGCCTGGTTCGACCCGGTGGTCATCGCATCGGCCATGTTCGCCGCTCTCGTTACGCACACGTTTCTCGACTGCGTCCCGGGAACGTTCCTCGGCATTCCCGATGCCGACACCTCGCTTGCGGTCCTCCCGGCGCACTCCCTCTGCCTCGAAGGGCGCGGGGAGGAGGCTGTCCGGATATCGGCGCTCGGGAGCGCCGCCGGCGTCGCCCTCTCCCTGCCGCTCGCGCTCGCCTTCGTCCTGGTGCTCCCCGCGCTCCAGCCCGGGATCGACTGGGGCATCGGGCTCATCATTCTCGCGGTGGCCGGCTACCTCATCGTCGTCTCCGAGTCGCCGGGGTGGGCGCTCGCGGTCTTTGGGGTATCAGGGGTGCTCGGGGTCTTCACTCTCCACTACTCATTCCTTGCCTGGCCGGCGGGCGGCGAGTCAGGTGTGCTGATGCCCCTCCTCTCCGGGCTCTTCGGGATTGCGGTCCTTCTGCGGGCGTCGCACGGGTCCATGCCTGCACAGCACTTCTCGGGGATCGACCTCCCGCGGGGTGCAATCCGCCGGGGCTCCATCCTCGGCTCCATCGCGGGCGCCCTCGTCGGCTGGCTCCCGGGCCTCTCGAACGCCACGGCAAACGCCCTCCTGACCTCAGTCATCGGCTACGACACAAACCCCCGGGAGTACATCCTCGCGACCAGCGCCGCGAACACCGTGAACGCCTTTCTCGGGCTTGCGGCACTCTACGCCATATCCCGAACCCGGAACGGGGTGATGGCGGCGCTCGCGGCTGCCGAGGAGGTCCCGCCCGCGACCGTCATCCTCCTTGCAGGCGCGATAGCCGCGGTCGGGGCCTACCTCCTAACCATCCGCCTCTCTTCGATGGCCGGGTGGTTCGGCGGCGTAAACGTGACGGCGCTCAACTACGGCGTCATCGCCTTCGTCACCCTCCTCTCCCTCTTCCTCTGCGGCCCGTTCGGGGGGCTGGTCCTCCTCCTTGCGACGGCGGTCGGCTACGTCCCGGCGCTGGTCAACATCCGCCGGGTTTACTGCATGGGCGCGATCATGGTCCCGGTGATGGTCTACTCCTTTGGGGTCATATGA
- a CDS encoding calcium/sodium antiporter gives MLPLVVVSLPEFIIGIILLIKGADIFVGGGSGLAARYRVSPALIGFTVIAFGTSFPELVVNLRAAAAGAPGLALGNIIGSTIANIALVLAVAAIINPGAIRDRHMVQGTGQIAMMLAAAVSFALLGLRGVFDLTAGITMLSIFALTMMVMWRQGVAAEETFESHGGRDFLLTGGGLVAVILGAVLLVDSATRIAVAYGISPFVIGVSMVAVGTSLPELATSLVAALRGAGGISVGNVVGSNTFNLLFVMGCAALIRPIPVGSYADILVMLGFSIAILPFFSSRVRLRRWWGFAMLFAYAGYIGLLFGFI, from the coding sequence ATGCTCCCGCTGGTAGTCGTCTCTCTCCCGGAGTTTATCATCGGCATCATCCTGCTCATCAAAGGCGCCGATATCTTCGTCGGCGGAGGAAGCGGGCTTGCCGCCCGATACCGGGTCTCGCCGGCGCTGATCGGGTTTACCGTCATCGCTTTCGGGACGTCCTTCCCCGAACTCGTGGTGAACCTCCGGGCAGCCGCTGCCGGGGCGCCCGGCCTTGCTCTCGGGAACATCATTGGGAGCACCATCGCCAACATCGCCCTCGTCCTGGCCGTTGCCGCGATCATCAACCCGGGGGCGATCCGGGACAGACATATGGTGCAGGGGACCGGGCAGATTGCCATGATGCTCGCGGCCGCTGTCTCCTTCGCGCTCCTCGGCCTCCGCGGGGTCTTCGATCTCACCGCCGGCATCACGATGCTCAGTATCTTCGCCCTTACCATGATGGTAATGTGGCGACAGGGCGTGGCCGCGGAGGAGACCTTCGAGAGCCACGGCGGCCGTGACTTCCTTCTCACCGGCGGGGGACTTGTCGCGGTCATCCTCGGCGCCGTGCTGCTCGTCGACTCCGCGACCCGGATCGCCGTCGCCTATGGTATCAGCCCGTTCGTCATCGGCGTCAGCATGGTCGCCGTGGGCACATCGCTCCCGGAACTCGCCACATCGCTCGTCGCTGCGCTCCGGGGCGCAGGCGGGATATCAGTCGGGAACGTCGTCGGCAGCAACACGTTCAACCTCCTCTTCGTGATGGGATGCGCAGCACTCATCCGGCCCATCCCGGTCGGCTCGTATGCTGACATCCTCGTCATGCTGGGGTTTTCAATCGCCATCCTCCCGTTCTTCTCCTCCCGGGTCCGGCTGCGGCGGTGGTGGGGGTTTGCGATGCTCTTTGCGTACGCAGGTTACATCGGCCTGCTCTTCGGGTTCATATGA
- a CDS encoding TIM barrel protein, with the protein MADYNLGCTVRLDDQETLALLRGLYEERAIDHIQVQAVPLPRPVFEEHLAAVAAAGIPAVIHAPHHSHGVNPCAPTAYDDRPPQEIEEHIELAMSQTFEAADVLDAETIVLHAGRYRPGERSDAAAGFSEFLDRCFDPRLTLENLPAVYAGYPLLGNTAEELAALADGKITQFCLDFPHLACTANYRRFSFAEELERFETLDVTLHHLSNIRRGSITDEHLELDHPDSGLDVAAVFARLWRHRTVPTTLEYKQDSPGVYARQVQVFADLYRKYS; encoded by the coding sequence ATGGCTGACTACAACCTCGGCTGCACCGTGCGGCTCGACGACCAAGAAACCCTCGCGCTGCTTCGCGGGCTCTACGAAGAGCGCGCAATCGACCACATCCAGGTCCAGGCCGTCCCCCTGCCCCGGCCGGTCTTCGAAGAACACCTCGCGGCGGTCGCCGCAGCAGGCATCCCCGCCGTCATCCACGCCCCGCACCACAGCCACGGGGTGAACCCCTGTGCTCCGACCGCCTACGACGACCGGCCGCCGCAGGAGATCGAGGAGCATATCGAACTGGCGATGAGCCAGACCTTCGAGGCCGCCGACGTCCTCGACGCAGAAACAATCGTCCTCCACGCAGGGAGATACCGGCCGGGGGAGCGCTCCGACGCCGCGGCGGGATTCTCCGAGTTCCTCGACCGTTGCTTCGACCCCCGGCTCACCCTCGAAAACCTCCCCGCGGTCTACGCAGGCTATCCACTGCTTGGGAACACCGCCGAAGAACTCGCCGCCCTTGCGGACGGGAAGATAACTCAGTTCTGCCTCGACTTCCCGCATCTCGCCTGCACCGCAAACTACCGCCGTTTTTCGTTCGCGGAGGAACTGGAGCGGTTCGAGACCCTCGACGTGACCCTCCACCACCTCTCGAACATACGGAGGGGCTCGATCACCGACGAGCACCTCGAACTCGACCACCCCGACAGCGGCCTCGACGTTGCGGCGGTCTTCGCCAGGCTCTGGCGGCACCGCACCGTCCCGACGACGCTTGAGTACAAGCAGGACTCGCCGGGGGTCTACGCCCGGCAGGTGCAGGTCTTCGCCGACCTCTATAGAAAATACTCCTGA